From one Rhopalosiphum padi isolate XX-2018 chromosome 2, ASM2088224v1, whole genome shotgun sequence genomic stretch:
- the LOC132922296 gene encoding coiled-coil domain-containing protein 170 isoform X1, which yields MTQPLSDEDWRVFDILCGQKMDSEDNISNHEMISTLKSELAALQFKRDRLMSELQDTKGQLRTRDQRTVELEAETEMLKEQQVRQNSIIASLRNRIKELEDQERSLTTSLGRADMSSESLARENRHQADRCSELERKIDLLELNCTKAENARDSARRSMSEFVSRASMALGYESLNSDSPAAVDVVLSKASEMHQELNRLRRKNISASENLTSIEVELRNCREQLERALADKENLQRQAAGHILEIDKLKQEKEHLEMQQRVMERDLSELRDKLMATNRSLGVASSNIASQEATIFTLRNDLRGHDERCQKMQIDMQHFLESLAVCLTSADGYVQSTESGVKDAVKRLVNELATKSTLHGESKDRIISLTDRVERLQIDQDRLASENRVLTDEKRNLETRLNHTESELNVCEMTKEHLRNDKTIFVTFLDKLSRAMHMDQIAKDVGVDLHTESLLLRAEQLAKLEYDKNIDKLLLGYPYTSSSLSRHRLYCDFPYRESALVYQLQRRVRTLRDQLQRRDLHLDLLRKKISVQDESTKIRTLLETERDEANIRAKKLQKQLDKAQLQLTECRAQIRDLKLQLSDAGDCKLTSLERAKKIDDLEKRLVESEMLRMRFSRKVTVLKEQLKSTSDCHNQDKTLNEHTMRVLQDDLSSIKFQLSEVKRRECSLEDLRRTVISLLALDSSCTDYEITSKITKLVAAHREFSILSKRYDDPLPSYVHLPPPSESSDPLTVDDFEILNNAYNKRPQRKT from the exons ATGGATTCTGAAGATAACATAAGCAATCACGAGATGATATCCACTTTGAAAAGCGAGTTGGCTGCATTGCAGTTCAAAAGAGATCGCCTTATGTCCGAG CTGCAAGACACCAAAGGGCAGCTTCGGACTAGAGATCAAAGAACGGTAGAGCTCGAGGCCGAAACGGAAATGTTGAAAGAGCAGCAAGTTAGACAAAATTCGATCATTGCCAGCCTGAGAAatagaataaaa GAATTGGAGGACCAAGAGAGATCGTTGACTACGTCATTGGGAAGAGCAGATATGTCATCCGAATCTTTAGCTAGAGAAAATCGCCATCAAGCAGACAGGTGTTCCGAGTTAGAACGGAAAATCGATTTATTGGAATTAAACTGTACTAAAGCTGAAAACGCGAGAGACTCTGCAAGAAGATCAATGTCAGAGTTTGTAAGTAGAGCATCGATGGCGTTAGGGTACGAGTCTTTGAATTCAGATTCTCCAGCCGCTGTTGATGTGGTCTTATCCAAAGCATCGGAAATGCATCAG GAATTAAACAGATTGCGTCGTAAAAATATTTCTGCCAGTGAAAATTTAACCTCGATAGAAGTAGAATTGAGGAACTGTAGAGAACAACTAGAAAGGGCCTTGGCTGATAAAGAAAATCTTCAAAGACAGGCTGCTGGCCATATTCTCGAAATAGATAAGTTAAAAcaa GAGAAAGAACATTTGGAAATGCAACAGAGAGTAATGGAACGTGATTTATCCGAACTCAGAGATAAACTGATGGCAACCAATAGGAGTTTAGGTGTCGCGTCTAGCAATATAGCCAGTCAGGAAGCCACTATATTCACTCTTCGAA ATGACTTACGAGGACACGATGAGAGGTGTCAAAAAATGCAGATTGACATGCAACACTTTTTGGAGTCATTGGCCGTGTGTCTGACGTCGGCGGATGGATATGTTCAGTCCACTGAGAGCGGTGTCAAAGATGCGGTGAAGAGGCTAGTCAACGAGTTAGCTACTAAGAGCACA CTGCACGGGGAATCCAAGGATAGGATAATCAGTTTGACCGACCGGGTCGAACGGCTGCAGATTGATCAGGACAGATTGGCGTCGGAAAACCGAGTGTTGACGGACGAAAAACGCAACTTGGAGACTCGATTGAACCACACCGAGAGCGAACTCAATGTGTGTGAAATGACCAAAGAACATTTACGTAATGACAAGACAATC TTCGTTACATTCCTCGACAAACTATCAAGAGCCATGCACATGGACCAGATAGCGAAGGACGTGGGCGTGGACTTACACACGGAATCGCTGCTGCTACGCGCCGAACAGCTCGCCAAATTGGAATACGATAAAAACATCGACAAG TTACTGCTCGGTTACCCTTatacgtcgtcgtcgttgtccaGACATCGTTTATATTGCGATTTTCCTTACAGagaa AGCGCTTTAGTTTATCAACTGCAACGACGCGTACGTACGTTAAGGGACCAACTGCAAAGACGTGATCTCCATCTCGATTTGTTACGTAAGAAAATCAGTGTCCAAGACGAGAGTACAAAAATACGCACACTCTTGGAAACAGAAAGAGATGAAGCTAATATACG GGCTAAAAAGTTGCAAAAACAATTGGACAAAGCACAACTACAGTTGACAGAATGCAGAGCGCAGATCCGAGACTTGAAACTACAACTATCCGATGCTGGAGATTGTAAG TTGACTTCGTTGGAAAGAGCTAAGAAAATCGATGATCTCGAAAAACGTCTCGTCGAATCGGAGATGTTGCGGATGCGTTTTTCACGAAAAGTCACTGTACTCAAAGAACAA TTGAAGTCGACTTCCGATTGTCATAACCAAGACAAAACTCTGAACGAGCACACGATGCGAGTGCTACAGGACGACCTATCGTCGATAAAATTCCAATTGAGCGAAGTGAAACGTCGAGAATGTTCT CTCGAAGATCTCCGACGGACGGTGATCAGCCTGCTGGCGCTGGACTCGTCGTGCACCGACTACGAGATCACGTCGAAAATAACCAAACTGGTGGCCGCCCACCGAGAGTTTTCCATCCTGTCAAAGAGGTACGACGACCCACTGCCATCTTACGTTCACCTGCCACCACCCTCCGAGTCGTCAGACCCGTTGACGGTTGATGACTTTGAGATCCTGAATAACGCGTACAACAAACGTCCACAGAGGAAGACCTGA
- the LOC132922296 gene encoding coiled-coil domain-containing protein 170 isoform X3, protein MTQPLSDEDWRVFDILCGQKMDSEDNISNHEMISTLKSELAALQFKRDRLMSELQDTKGQLRTRDQRTVELEAETEMLKEQQVRQNSIIASLRNRIKELEDQERSLTTSLGRADMSSESLARENRHQADRCSELERKIDLLELNCTKAENARDSARRSMSEFVSRASMALGYESLNSDSPAAVDVVLSKASEMHQELNRLRRKNISASENLTSIEVELRNCREQLERALADKENLQRQAAGHILEIDKLKQEKEHLEMQQRVMERDLSELRDKLMATNRSLGVASSNIASQEATIFTLRNDLRGHDERCQKMQIDMQHFLESLAVCLTSADGYVQSTESGVKDAVKRLVNELATKSTLHGESKDRIISLTDRVERLQIDQDRLASENRVLTDEKRNLETRLNHTESELNVCEMTKEHLRNDKTIFVTFLDKLSRAMHMDQIAKDVGVDLHTESLLLRAEQLAKLEYDKNIDKSALVYQLQRRVRTLRDQLQRRDLHLDLLRKKISVQDESTKIRTLLETERDEANIRAKKLQKQLDKAQLQLTECRAQIRDLKLQLSDAGDCKLTSLERAKKIDDLEKRLVESEMLRMRFSRKVTVLKEQLKSTSDCHNQDKTLNEHTMRVLQDDLSSIKFQLSEVKRRECSLEDLRRTVISLLALDSSCTDYEITSKITKLVAAHREFSILSKRYDDPLPSYVHLPPPSESSDPLTVDDFEILNNAYNKRPQRKT, encoded by the exons ATGGATTCTGAAGATAACATAAGCAATCACGAGATGATATCCACTTTGAAAAGCGAGTTGGCTGCATTGCAGTTCAAAAGAGATCGCCTTATGTCCGAG CTGCAAGACACCAAAGGGCAGCTTCGGACTAGAGATCAAAGAACGGTAGAGCTCGAGGCCGAAACGGAAATGTTGAAAGAGCAGCAAGTTAGACAAAATTCGATCATTGCCAGCCTGAGAAatagaataaaa GAATTGGAGGACCAAGAGAGATCGTTGACTACGTCATTGGGAAGAGCAGATATGTCATCCGAATCTTTAGCTAGAGAAAATCGCCATCAAGCAGACAGGTGTTCCGAGTTAGAACGGAAAATCGATTTATTGGAATTAAACTGTACTAAAGCTGAAAACGCGAGAGACTCTGCAAGAAGATCAATGTCAGAGTTTGTAAGTAGAGCATCGATGGCGTTAGGGTACGAGTCTTTGAATTCAGATTCTCCAGCCGCTGTTGATGTGGTCTTATCCAAAGCATCGGAAATGCATCAG GAATTAAACAGATTGCGTCGTAAAAATATTTCTGCCAGTGAAAATTTAACCTCGATAGAAGTAGAATTGAGGAACTGTAGAGAACAACTAGAAAGGGCCTTGGCTGATAAAGAAAATCTTCAAAGACAGGCTGCTGGCCATATTCTCGAAATAGATAAGTTAAAAcaa GAGAAAGAACATTTGGAAATGCAACAGAGAGTAATGGAACGTGATTTATCCGAACTCAGAGATAAACTGATGGCAACCAATAGGAGTTTAGGTGTCGCGTCTAGCAATATAGCCAGTCAGGAAGCCACTATATTCACTCTTCGAA ATGACTTACGAGGACACGATGAGAGGTGTCAAAAAATGCAGATTGACATGCAACACTTTTTGGAGTCATTGGCCGTGTGTCTGACGTCGGCGGATGGATATGTTCAGTCCACTGAGAGCGGTGTCAAAGATGCGGTGAAGAGGCTAGTCAACGAGTTAGCTACTAAGAGCACA CTGCACGGGGAATCCAAGGATAGGATAATCAGTTTGACCGACCGGGTCGAACGGCTGCAGATTGATCAGGACAGATTGGCGTCGGAAAACCGAGTGTTGACGGACGAAAAACGCAACTTGGAGACTCGATTGAACCACACCGAGAGCGAACTCAATGTGTGTGAAATGACCAAAGAACATTTACGTAATGACAAGACAATC TTCGTTACATTCCTCGACAAACTATCAAGAGCCATGCACATGGACCAGATAGCGAAGGACGTGGGCGTGGACTTACACACGGAATCGCTGCTGCTACGCGCCGAACAGCTCGCCAAATTGGAATACGATAAAAACATCGACAAG AGCGCTTTAGTTTATCAACTGCAACGACGCGTACGTACGTTAAGGGACCAACTGCAAAGACGTGATCTCCATCTCGATTTGTTACGTAAGAAAATCAGTGTCCAAGACGAGAGTACAAAAATACGCACACTCTTGGAAACAGAAAGAGATGAAGCTAATATACG GGCTAAAAAGTTGCAAAAACAATTGGACAAAGCACAACTACAGTTGACAGAATGCAGAGCGCAGATCCGAGACTTGAAACTACAACTATCCGATGCTGGAGATTGTAAG TTGACTTCGTTGGAAAGAGCTAAGAAAATCGATGATCTCGAAAAACGTCTCGTCGAATCGGAGATGTTGCGGATGCGTTTTTCACGAAAAGTCACTGTACTCAAAGAACAA TTGAAGTCGACTTCCGATTGTCATAACCAAGACAAAACTCTGAACGAGCACACGATGCGAGTGCTACAGGACGACCTATCGTCGATAAAATTCCAATTGAGCGAAGTGAAACGTCGAGAATGTTCT CTCGAAGATCTCCGACGGACGGTGATCAGCCTGCTGGCGCTGGACTCGTCGTGCACCGACTACGAGATCACGTCGAAAATAACCAAACTGGTGGCCGCCCACCGAGAGTTTTCCATCCTGTCAAAGAGGTACGACGACCCACTGCCATCTTACGTTCACCTGCCACCACCCTCCGAGTCGTCAGACCCGTTGACGGTTGATGACTTTGAGATCCTGAATAACGCGTACAACAAACGTCCACAGAGGAAGACCTGA
- the LOC132922296 gene encoding coiled-coil domain-containing protein 170 isoform X2, whose protein sequence is MDSEDNISNHEMISTLKSELAALQFKRDRLMSELQDTKGQLRTRDQRTVELEAETEMLKEQQVRQNSIIASLRNRIKELEDQERSLTTSLGRADMSSESLARENRHQADRCSELERKIDLLELNCTKAENARDSARRSMSEFVSRASMALGYESLNSDSPAAVDVVLSKASEMHQELNRLRRKNISASENLTSIEVELRNCREQLERALADKENLQRQAAGHILEIDKLKQEKEHLEMQQRVMERDLSELRDKLMATNRSLGVASSNIASQEATIFTLRNDLRGHDERCQKMQIDMQHFLESLAVCLTSADGYVQSTESGVKDAVKRLVNELATKSTLHGESKDRIISLTDRVERLQIDQDRLASENRVLTDEKRNLETRLNHTESELNVCEMTKEHLRNDKTIFVTFLDKLSRAMHMDQIAKDVGVDLHTESLLLRAEQLAKLEYDKNIDKLLLGYPYTSSSLSRHRLYCDFPYRESALVYQLQRRVRTLRDQLQRRDLHLDLLRKKISVQDESTKIRTLLETERDEANIRAKKLQKQLDKAQLQLTECRAQIRDLKLQLSDAGDCKLTSLERAKKIDDLEKRLVESEMLRMRFSRKVTVLKEQLKSTSDCHNQDKTLNEHTMRVLQDDLSSIKFQLSEVKRRECSLEDLRRTVISLLALDSSCTDYEITSKITKLVAAHREFSILSKRYDDPLPSYVHLPPPSESSDPLTVDDFEILNNAYNKRPQRKT, encoded by the exons ATGGATTCTGAAGATAACATAAGCAATCACGAGATGATATCCACTTTGAAAAGCGAGTTGGCTGCATTGCAGTTCAAAAGAGATCGCCTTATGTCCGAG CTGCAAGACACCAAAGGGCAGCTTCGGACTAGAGATCAAAGAACGGTAGAGCTCGAGGCCGAAACGGAAATGTTGAAAGAGCAGCAAGTTAGACAAAATTCGATCATTGCCAGCCTGAGAAatagaataaaa GAATTGGAGGACCAAGAGAGATCGTTGACTACGTCATTGGGAAGAGCAGATATGTCATCCGAATCTTTAGCTAGAGAAAATCGCCATCAAGCAGACAGGTGTTCCGAGTTAGAACGGAAAATCGATTTATTGGAATTAAACTGTACTAAAGCTGAAAACGCGAGAGACTCTGCAAGAAGATCAATGTCAGAGTTTGTAAGTAGAGCATCGATGGCGTTAGGGTACGAGTCTTTGAATTCAGATTCTCCAGCCGCTGTTGATGTGGTCTTATCCAAAGCATCGGAAATGCATCAG GAATTAAACAGATTGCGTCGTAAAAATATTTCTGCCAGTGAAAATTTAACCTCGATAGAAGTAGAATTGAGGAACTGTAGAGAACAACTAGAAAGGGCCTTGGCTGATAAAGAAAATCTTCAAAGACAGGCTGCTGGCCATATTCTCGAAATAGATAAGTTAAAAcaa GAGAAAGAACATTTGGAAATGCAACAGAGAGTAATGGAACGTGATTTATCCGAACTCAGAGATAAACTGATGGCAACCAATAGGAGTTTAGGTGTCGCGTCTAGCAATATAGCCAGTCAGGAAGCCACTATATTCACTCTTCGAA ATGACTTACGAGGACACGATGAGAGGTGTCAAAAAATGCAGATTGACATGCAACACTTTTTGGAGTCATTGGCCGTGTGTCTGACGTCGGCGGATGGATATGTTCAGTCCACTGAGAGCGGTGTCAAAGATGCGGTGAAGAGGCTAGTCAACGAGTTAGCTACTAAGAGCACA CTGCACGGGGAATCCAAGGATAGGATAATCAGTTTGACCGACCGGGTCGAACGGCTGCAGATTGATCAGGACAGATTGGCGTCGGAAAACCGAGTGTTGACGGACGAAAAACGCAACTTGGAGACTCGATTGAACCACACCGAGAGCGAACTCAATGTGTGTGAAATGACCAAAGAACATTTACGTAATGACAAGACAATC TTCGTTACATTCCTCGACAAACTATCAAGAGCCATGCACATGGACCAGATAGCGAAGGACGTGGGCGTGGACTTACACACGGAATCGCTGCTGCTACGCGCCGAACAGCTCGCCAAATTGGAATACGATAAAAACATCGACAAG TTACTGCTCGGTTACCCTTatacgtcgtcgtcgttgtccaGACATCGTTTATATTGCGATTTTCCTTACAGagaa AGCGCTTTAGTTTATCAACTGCAACGACGCGTACGTACGTTAAGGGACCAACTGCAAAGACGTGATCTCCATCTCGATTTGTTACGTAAGAAAATCAGTGTCCAAGACGAGAGTACAAAAATACGCACACTCTTGGAAACAGAAAGAGATGAAGCTAATATACG GGCTAAAAAGTTGCAAAAACAATTGGACAAAGCACAACTACAGTTGACAGAATGCAGAGCGCAGATCCGAGACTTGAAACTACAACTATCCGATGCTGGAGATTGTAAG TTGACTTCGTTGGAAAGAGCTAAGAAAATCGATGATCTCGAAAAACGTCTCGTCGAATCGGAGATGTTGCGGATGCGTTTTTCACGAAAAGTCACTGTACTCAAAGAACAA TTGAAGTCGACTTCCGATTGTCATAACCAAGACAAAACTCTGAACGAGCACACGATGCGAGTGCTACAGGACGACCTATCGTCGATAAAATTCCAATTGAGCGAAGTGAAACGTCGAGAATGTTCT CTCGAAGATCTCCGACGGACGGTGATCAGCCTGCTGGCGCTGGACTCGTCGTGCACCGACTACGAGATCACGTCGAAAATAACCAAACTGGTGGCCGCCCACCGAGAGTTTTCCATCCTGTCAAAGAGGTACGACGACCCACTGCCATCTTACGTTCACCTGCCACCACCCTCCGAGTCGTCAGACCCGTTGACGGTTGATGACTTTGAGATCCTGAATAACGCGTACAACAAACGTCCACAGAGGAAGACCTGA